From one Montipora capricornis isolate CH-2021 chromosome 10, ASM3666992v2, whole genome shotgun sequence genomic stretch:
- the LOC138021876 gene encoding uncharacterized protein, which yields MDKTTRRNRKEVRPAGEISELNDKIVETRAPTDSPPFTLKDLKDAVPAHCFESSLLVSSFYLLLDLTGVVLLYTAALWVFNASLPWYLHAVFWPVYWICQGCISFGVWIIAHECGHYSFCTSKLICDIVGLVLHTALFVPYHSWRISHAQHHRNTNRMIGDQAFVPNTRSLLKSEKDLEFPNIFWRLLHLVKYLSIGWPAYLFFHARGRPYAKYPLRPNHFNPFAPIFVAKDFWDVIVSDIALLVWIGVLYHLTANVHSLGWLVCLYVIPLLQVNMWLVIVTYLQHTDVKVPHYSDEEWTWLKGALCTVDRDYGILNNVFHHLTDCHVAHHLFSYMPHYHIAEATEAVKPILGKYYRFDNTPVWKALWNTDSYCRFVEDSGKILWYKFLPEH from the coding sequence ATGGATAAGACGACCAGAAGGAACAGGAAGGAAGTTAGGCCGGCTGGCGAAATTAGCGAGCTGAACGACAAGATTGTTGAGACAAGAGCACCGACAGATAGTCCGCCTTTCACGCTCAAAGACTTGAAAGATGCGGTGCCCGCTCACTGCTTCGAAAGCTCGCTTCTTGTCTCAAGCTTTTATTTGCTACTTGACTTGACTGGTGTTGTGCTGTTATACACCGCGGCGTTGTGGGTTTTCAATGCGTCTCTTCCGTGGTACCTTCACGCCGTATTTTGGCCCGTGTACTGGATTTGTCAGGGATGCATCAGTTTTGGTGTATGGATAATAGCTCACGAGTGCGGTCACTACTCCTTCTGTACGAGCAAGCTTATCTGTGATATCGTGGGTTTGGTCCTTCATACTGCATTGTTTGTTCCATACCACTCGTGGCGAATCAGCCATGCTCAACATCATCGGAATACGAACAGAATGATAGGAGACCAAGCTTTTGTTCCGAACACTCGCAGCTTACTCAAGTCGGAAAAGGATTTAGaatttccaaatattttctgGCGCTTGCTGCATCTTGTAAAATACCTATCCATTGGCTGGCCTGCGTATCTCTTTTTCCACGCTCGAGGCAGGCCATATGCAAAATATCCCTTGCGCCCAAACCACTTTAATCCATTCGCTCCAATCTTCGTGGCAAAGGATTTCTGGGATGTCATTGTGAGTGACATCGCTTTGCTTGTTTGGATTGGTGTCCTGTACCACCTCACCGCCAATGTCCACTCTCTTGGATGGCTGGTGTGCCTGTACGTAATACCTCTTCTGCAAGTTAACATGTGGTTGGTTATAGTCACTTATCTGCAGCACACCGATGTCAAAGTCCCTCACTACTCAGACGAAGAGTGGACTTGGCTAAAGGGAGCGCTATGCACCGTTGACAGGGACTATGGAATACTCAACAACGTCTTTCATCACCTCACAGACTGCCACGTTGCCCATCATCTCTTCTCGTATATGCCACACTACCACATAGCTGAAGCAACCGAAGCCGTTAAACCGATTTTAGGAAAATACTACAGGTTCGATAACACCCCAGTATGGAAGGCTCTTTGGAATACTGACAGTTACTGTCGGTTCGTGGAAGACAGCGGAAAAATCTTGTGGTATAAATTCTTACCCGAACATTAA